One window from the genome of Pseudonocardia hierapolitana encodes:
- a CDS encoding polyprenol monophosphomannose synthase produces the protein MAEPRDRILVVIPTYQERDNLGPVVARLHAAVPEADVLVVDDASPDGTGELADEMAAADPRVKVLHREGKQGLGAAYLAGFATALLGDYQIVVEMDADGSHPPEDLPALIAALEDADVVLGSRYVPGGIVRNWPARRQLISRAGNLYSRVALGVPIKDITAGFRVFRRQVLEELDLDQIASQGYCFQIDMAWRAVLGGFRVREVPITFTERERGSSKMDTSIVVEAFWRVACWGAGRLVHRTPTVLRADRPVAEPPPAAERPTGPAGDEAVSDGPVRT, from the coding sequence ATGGCTGAGCCGAGGGACCGGATACTGGTGGTGATCCCCACCTACCAGGAGCGGGACAACCTGGGCCCGGTCGTGGCGAGGCTGCACGCCGCCGTGCCCGAGGCCGACGTCCTGGTCGTCGACGACGCCAGCCCGGACGGCACCGGCGAGCTCGCCGACGAGATGGCCGCCGCCGACCCGCGCGTCAAGGTCCTGCACCGCGAGGGCAAGCAAGGCCTGGGCGCCGCCTACCTGGCGGGGTTCGCCACGGCGCTGCTCGGCGACTACCAGATCGTCGTCGAGATGGACGCCGACGGCTCGCACCCGCCGGAGGACCTCCCGGCCCTGATCGCGGCCCTCGAGGACGCCGACGTCGTGCTCGGTTCCCGGTACGTCCCCGGGGGCATCGTGCGCAACTGGCCCGCGCGCCGGCAGCTGATCTCCCGCGCGGGGAACCTGTACTCGCGGGTGGCGCTGGGCGTGCCGATCAAGGACATCACCGCAGGCTTCCGGGTGTTCCGCAGGCAGGTCCTCGAAGAGCTCGACCTCGACCAGATCGCCTCGCAGGGCTACTGCTTCCAGATCGACATGGCGTGGCGCGCCGTGCTCGGGGGGTTCCGCGTGCGCGAGGTGCCGATCACCTTCACCGAGCGCGAGCGCGGATCGTCGAAGATGGACACCTCCATCGTCGTCGAGGCGTTCTGGCGGGTCGCCTGCTGGGGCGCCGGCCGGCTGGTGCACCGCACACCCACCGTGCTGCGGGCCGACCGACCGGTCGCGGAGCCGCCGCCTGCGGCGGAACGCCCCACAGGCCCGGCCGGTGACGAGGCCGTGAGCGACGGGCCGGTGCGCACGTGA
- a CDS encoding phosphoribosyltransferase: protein MSEPREELTWELFGAASRELAEQIAADGYEADIILSIARGGLFVAGALGYALDVKNLHVANVEFYTGVDERLPVPIMLPPVPNVVDLSGARVLVADDVADTGATLKLVRDFCGEHVADVRCAVVYEKPHSSVQCEYVWRRTDRWINFPWSTLPPVVKRAEQVLDA from the coding sequence GTGAGCGAGCCACGTGAGGAGCTCACATGGGAGCTCTTCGGCGCCGCCTCCCGCGAGCTCGCCGAGCAGATCGCCGCCGACGGTTACGAGGCCGACATCATCCTGTCGATCGCGCGCGGCGGCCTGTTCGTGGCCGGCGCGCTCGGTTACGCCCTCGACGTCAAGAACCTGCACGTGGCGAACGTCGAGTTCTACACGGGCGTGGACGAGCGGCTCCCGGTGCCGATCATGCTGCCACCGGTGCCGAACGTCGTGGACCTGTCCGGGGCCCGCGTGCTCGTGGCCGACGACGTCGCCGACACCGGCGCCACGCTCAAGCTCGTGCGGGACTTCTGCGGCGAGCACGTGGCCGACGTGCGCTGCGCCGTGGTGTACGAGAAGCCGCACAGCAGCGTGCAGTGCGAGTACGTGTGGCGGCGCACCGACCGGTGGATCAACTTCCCGTGGTCGACGCTCCCGCCGG